Genomic segment of Harmonia axyridis chromosome 6, icHarAxyr1.1, whole genome shotgun sequence:
TATCACAACTATTAGAAAACACAGTCTGCCACAGAGTATTCgaaatatcttcttcttcttcttcttttattgTGCTTGGCAGCGAGGCCATCTACACATGGAACATTTCGTTGTAACTGAGAGATTTGTTAAACTAGATTATCTTTTATTCTGAACTTAGAACAATGTACAATACAATCAATACTATTAGAGGTTGGTATTTTTCCAGCTCCAGGGCAGGGGGAGCGGTACAAAAGACAACACTTGTGGAACTGAAAGGATGAAGGGATTATTagtattttgtaaaaaaaacatTACAGTTTAAGCCCACATGAATTTAAAAAACCATAAAGTGACCTATATATCAGTACATTCTCAGAGAATATCAAATCTTGAATATTAAGTGGGAAGTTGTGATCAGCGTATATCTTACAGAGGTCATCATATAAATTTCTGCACTTGACATCATTTAGAGAGCACGAAAAGAAAATGTGCTGTAAGTCCCCTCTCTCTCTCCGCATTCGCAAAGGTCATCATCCCTAACTTGTATTTTAGCCAAATGAGCCGGAGAACAGCAGTGATTTGCTCTGAGTCTGTTCATTGTTGTGATATTACCTCTAGGGAGATCAGCAAATGAGTGGAACCAGGGTTTTCTACTAAAATGGTCAACGTTAATCATGGTCGAATAAAGGTGACCTCTATGAAGAGATGTTTGCTTCCATTCCGTCTTCCATCTTTCCCATATATTGCGTTTGAATGAGGGCCAATGTTCTTTTATATCGCCCTTAATAGTAAGGGTATGGGACATTTTACTGCCCTCTTTAGCAAGACGATCTGCTTGGTCATTACCAGTGATGTTTGTGTGGCTGGGAACCCACACAAATTTAATTTGTCGATTAGTTTGGGTGATGCggtaaattttatttcgaattgacAGAGTTATGTGATCGTTACTGGAATGGGGGAACCAACCTTTCAGTTTTTCAAGAGCGGACTTGGAGTCAGAAATGATGAGGACATCATCAGTCATTCCCTCAATAATGGATAGGGCTTTATCAATCGCGAGGAGTTCAGCAGATGAAATGGAAAAGCTTGAGGGGACTCTCCCACTGAAAGAAATATTTCCAGGGCTATATATACCAATACCAACCTGGTCTCGCGATTTTGAGGCATCAGTGAATAGCAAAGAGAAATCGGGGAATTTATCCCTGCATCTCTCATCGAACAAACCTGAATTGTCTAAGTCCAATTTACGAAGGTTCAAAGAATAATAGGGAACGTCAAGATAGTGGACACACAAGGGAACCTGGAAACAAGGAAGGAGGGGAGAGGAATAGAAGGAGCCAGTCTCTGGGAGCATATTGAGAGCTTCTAATATAGGTGGCATAGGTCTACTACCCCATGCATGACGCCAAGAAAAAAGTTGTGACAGCCTTTGGAGAAGGGGATTTGGAGAAATCTTAGCTAGCTTTGACAAAAACTTGATCGCCAACCAGAGGCGACGGTAGGACAGGGGAAGTTGACCACTCTCTGCGAGGAGGACATTTATAGGCGTGGACTTCATGTAGCCTAGTGCTACTCTGATAGCCGAATATTGGACCCTATCAAGTCGAGAGAGAACAGACTTGGAGCATCTGCCAAGAAAGACAGATCCATAGTCAAGAAAGGGAAGGACGATTGCATTATAAATTGTTAACATGGTTTGAGGGTGAGACCCCCACCATGTCCGACACAACGACTTCATGACATTGATGTTCCTAGTAGCTCTCGAGCACATGTTTTCAATATGGAGGGACCAATTCATGTTGACCTGTAAagtaactccaagatatttggtgGAGGTTTTCCAGGGGATGGCATTATCGAATATATAAAGAGTAGGGAGATTGACCAAGATTTTTCTCTTGTGGAAGCACATTGCTTGAGATTTCTCTGCCGAAATGGTTAGGCCTCTACTTCGTGTCCATTCCTCAACCTGGGCTAATGCCCGGGACATATTCTCAAAGGCTTCTTTGAATGTTTTTCCCGAAGCTTTCACAGTAGTGTCATCTGCGTATTGAAGTACTTCAACTCCTGGGATGATCAGAAAGGAAGAAAGACCTTTAACAAAGAGGTTAAACAGAGGGCAGCTGTCGGGGGAACCCTGAGCCAAGCCTAGGAAAGATGATACCGGACCAATTAGTTCATTGAGACATGGGTCAAGTAGAAAAATACTTCTATCAACTATGAGGTTTCGTAGGAGATTAATAATCTGGAGGGGGACACCCTCTGCCATTAAAACTGATTTTAAAATATCAAAGTTTACAGAGTCGTAAGCTTGTTTAACATCCAGGAAAACAACAAGAGTTATCTCATTCATTGCATACGCCGAGTAAATTGGGACTGTAATAGCAGTCAGCGCATCAGTCACCGATTTGCCCTTTCGGAAGCCATATTGAGGTTCATTTGATGGCACGTTTAGCTCATAAACTCTCTCCAATCTTGACGCCATAAGGGTCTCAAAAATTTTTAGCAGACAGGAGGTGAGGGCTATGGGACGGTAGCTGTTGGGGTCGTGGGGGGGCTTTCCTGGTTTGCAAATGGGAACAATTATTGTTTCTTTGAGGGATGGAGGAATATTGGGGTCTGTAAATAATCTATTGTATACCTGAAGAAGAACATTTTTGGCCTGAATGGGAAGATGCTTTAACATTGAGTACGTTATCGCATCTTTACCAGGTGCGGAGTCCTTTTTACGATGGATGGTTTTCGACATCTCACATAAAGTAAAAGGAGAGAATAACATGGAGTGGTTACCTGGCGGAGGATCAATGTTCCTAAGAGGGGTTCTATCTTCTTCGTTCAAATCAAGCTGAGGAGATGGACAGAGTCTAGAGAGGATTTCTCTACCACAAGAAGGAGAGGCTCGTCTTGACGGGCTTGGGGAGACTCCAGAGCGAAATCTTCTGATATTTCTCCAAAGATTTTTACTATCTTTTACTGACAGACTCTCACAGAACTCTCTGAAGGATGTTTTCTTCTTTTCTCTGATTTTTCGTTTGGTTGTAGCTTGTTTATGTTTTGCATTCAAGTAATTCTCTAATGTGGGATTGAGGCGGTATTTTTTATAGGCCTCTGACCTGTTTTTTACGTGAGTGGTTAGCTCGTCGTCCCACCAGGGAACCCTATAGCTGGAGAGTTTTTcagggtgtttttttacagGAATTGAACGATCAGCTGCAGATAAAATTATTGCTCGAATATCATCCAGACCTTGAATATCTTGTCGTTCGATCTCGTGGATAA
This window contains:
- the LOC123682524 gene encoding uncharacterized protein LOC123682524, whose protein sequence is MSRALAQVEEWTRSRGLTISAEKSQAMCFHKRKILVNLPTLYIFDNAIPWKTSTKYLGVTLQVNMNWSLHIENMCSRATRNINVMKSLCRTWWGSHPQTMLTIYNAIVLPFLDYGSVFLGRCSKSVLSRLDRVQYSAIRVALGYMKSTPINVLLAESGQLPLSYRRLWLAIKFLSKLAKISPNPLLQRLSQLFSWRHAWGSRPMPPILEALNMLPETGSFYSSPLLPCFQVPLCVHYLDVPYYSLNLRKLDLDNSGLFDERCRDKFPDFSLLFTDASKSRDQVGIGIYSPGNISFSGRVPSSFSISSAELLAIDKALSIIEGMTDDVLIISDSKSALEKLKGWFPHSSNDHITLSIRNKIYRITQTNRQIKFVWVPSHTNITGNDQADRLAKEGSKMSHTLTIKGDIKEHWPSFKRNIWERWKTEWKQTSLHRGHLYSTMINVDHFSRKPWFHSFADLPRGNITTMNRLRANHCCSPAHLAKIQVRDDDLCECGEREGTYSTFSFRAL